Proteins encoded by one window of Blautia luti:
- the loaP gene encoding antiterminator LoaP, whose amino-acid sequence MWYVMQVRTGTEENIRCQCQRIISSDVLERCFIPYYQQKKRFRGEWHIQERILFPGYVFLIARNLEILIDNLKQVIGLTRLIGTGDEIVPLSQEEIDLLLRMGSDSQLVEMSSGIIENDRVQVLSGPLKGMEGSICKIDRHKRMAYLEVEMFGRTVEMKVGLEIVSKKG is encoded by the coding sequence ATGTGGTATGTTATGCAGGTGCGGACAGGCACCGAGGAAAATATCCGCTGTCAGTGTCAGCGGATCATCAGCAGTGACGTTCTGGAGCGCTGCTTTATCCCTTACTACCAACAAAAGAAACGATTTCGAGGCGAATGGCATATTCAGGAGAGAATCCTCTTTCCTGGGTATGTCTTTTTAATTGCCCGAAATCTGGAAATACTGATCGACAATCTGAAGCAGGTGATCGGCCTGACCAGACTCATAGGCACAGGAGACGAGATTGTCCCTTTGTCCCAGGAGGAAATCGACCTTCTGCTGAGAATGGGAAGTGACAGCCAGCTTGTGGAAATGTCTTCCGGAATCATCGAAAATGACAGAGTACAGGTTCTCTCAGGCCCCCTGAAAGGCATGGAGGGCAGTATCTGCAAGATCGACCGGCATAAGAGAATGGCATATTTGGAAGTAGAGATGTTCGGCCGGACGGTGGAGATGAAAGTCGGTCTGGAGATTGTCTCGAAGAAGGGATAA